One window of the Dethiosulfovibrio russensis genome contains the following:
- a CDS encoding flagellar export protein FliJ, giving the protein MKDRIDRFRKILKAKETARDLVRKELAELKRQEEAFLDHLRELRDEKLEYIRRFENIASGNVTIEGLRIGSEDISRTEDRIKEGIVKVLRLRKKMETVEAALLEKHRDVRKVETYLLQMELQWEKECLRKEQMAVDEIAGMLHHRRGEN; this is encoded by the coding sequence TTGAAGGACAGAATAGATCGGTTTCGGAAAATCCTGAAGGCCAAGGAAACGGCGAGAGACCTGGTCAGAAAAGAACTGGCTGAACTTAAGAGGCAGGAAGAGGCCTTTTTGGACCATCTCAGAGAACTGAGAGACGAAAAGCTTGAATATATACGCCGGTTCGAGAATATAGCCAGCGGAAACGTGACCATAGAGGGCCTCCGTATAGGAAGCGAGGACATCTCACGAACGGAGGACCGAATAAAAGAGGGAATAGTAAAGGTCCTGAGATTGAGAAAAAAGATGGAGACGGTAGAGGCCGCTTTGCTGGAGAAACACAGGGACGTCCGTAAAGTGGAGACCTATCTTTTGCAGATGGAGCTTCAGTGGGAGAAGGAATGCCTGAGAAAAGAGCAGATGGCTGTAGACGAGATCGCCGGGATGCTCCACCACCGCAGAGGAGAAAACTGA
- the fliF gene encoding flagellar basal-body MS-ring/collar protein FliF, with translation MERLSEIKNKIGLLWSSLQKWQKVTLVGIVSLVFFGLIALVVLSGRESWEPLFSGLEIQDEASIVAYLKENKIPYRLDPGANAILLPEEHVYEVRLELARAGLPKGGVKGYEIFDDVQMGMSEFQQKITYVRALEGELARTVAQIDSVEYAKINIVIPQPHLFLEQQQPATASVLVRIHQGASINPEQIKAIVHLVSHSVEGLQPDDVTVVDTDGNVLSDLIEDDMFIYSDGAGRTVSSVQRELERQQEKEMERKVRAMLERVFGPGSVVVRIKVDLDLDKKRNASTQYIPGPTGKGVVRSEQNTEESYVGPGGPTGGAPGTTTNIPGYAIDTGAGGVGEYNKMDTVTNYEITTHESENVETPGSIRRLTASVLVDGDLSEEQLEDIRALVAPAIGLDSGRGDQIAIQSMKFSTTLADRMAEQLAAERRQKIVATVTLLGILLIILALALFMWYRRRRRRKSLDAAKRAEDAGQVPSLQDLLSSPGSMEAQGELAVLEEQIRNYALNNPEEFAAFIREWIVED, from the coding sequence ATGGAACGTCTTTCAGAGATAAAAAATAAAATAGGGCTTCTTTGGTCCTCCCTCCAGAAGTGGCAGAAAGTCACCCTGGTGGGAATAGTGTCGCTTGTGTTCTTTGGCCTGATAGCCCTGGTCGTCCTATCCGGTCGGGAATCCTGGGAGCCCCTGTTTTCCGGACTCGAAATCCAGGACGAGGCCTCCATAGTGGCCTATCTCAAGGAAAACAAGATCCCCTACAGACTCGATCCCGGAGCGAACGCCATACTTCTTCCGGAGGAGCACGTATACGAGGTTCGTCTTGAACTGGCCAGAGCGGGACTGCCCAAGGGCGGTGTCAAGGGATACGAGATCTTCGACGACGTCCAGATGGGCATGAGCGAATTTCAGCAAAAGATAACCTACGTCAGGGCGCTGGAAGGCGAACTGGCCAGGACGGTGGCCCAGATAGACAGCGTTGAATACGCAAAGATAAACATCGTGATTCCTCAGCCTCATCTTTTTCTGGAGCAGCAACAACCAGCCACAGCCTCTGTCCTGGTCCGGATACATCAGGGAGCCTCGATAAACCCGGAGCAGATAAAGGCGATCGTCCATCTCGTAAGCCACAGCGTGGAGGGACTCCAGCCGGACGACGTGACGGTTGTGGACACCGACGGCAACGTATTGTCGGACCTCATAGAGGACGACATGTTCATCTATTCCGACGGAGCAGGCCGAACCGTATCATCGGTCCAGAGGGAACTGGAAAGACAGCAGGAAAAGGAGATGGAGCGTAAAGTCCGGGCCATGCTGGAACGGGTCTTCGGCCCAGGCAGCGTTGTTGTCCGCATAAAGGTCGATCTCGACCTGGACAAGAAGAGAAACGCCTCCACCCAGTATATTCCCGGTCCCACCGGCAAAGGCGTTGTTCGAAGCGAACAGAACACAGAGGAGAGCTACGTCGGCCCAGGTGGGCCTACCGGAGGAGCTCCGGGAACCACCACCAACATCCCCGGTTACGCCATAGACACAGGTGCAGGTGGCGTAGGCGAATACAACAAGATGGACACGGTCACCAACTACGAGATAACGACCCACGAATCGGAAAACGTCGAGACTCCCGGTTCCATAAGGCGTCTAACCGCCTCCGTCCTAGTGGACGGCGACCTTTCGGAGGAACAGCTTGAGGATATTCGGGCCTTGGTGGCTCCCGCCATCGGTCTCGACTCCGGCAGAGGCGACCAGATCGCTATCCAGTCGATGAAATTCTCCACGACATTGGCGGACCGAATGGCCGAACAGCTGGCAGCGGAGAGGCGGCAGAAGATAGTCGCCACCGTTACGTTGCTTGGAATACTGCTTATAATTCTGGCTCTTGCCCTGTTCATGTGGTATCGCAGGCGCCGTCGAAGAAAATCTCTCGATGCCGCCAAGAGGGCCGAGGACGCCGGGCAGGTCCCCAGCCTTCAGGACCTCCTATCTTCTCCGGGATCCATGGAAGCCCAGGGAGAGCTTGCCGTCCTGGAGGAGCAGATCCGGAACTATGCGCTGAACAATCCGGAAGAATTTGCGGCTTTTATTCGCGAATGGATAGTCGAGGACTGA
- the flgB gene encoding flagellar basal body rod protein FlgB — MFDLTWKVMEKDLQGLAHRFRSVGQNLANANTPGYARREVSFEDQLDDIVNGPKRLPMATTDPKHMTIHARSVEEVTPREDRIPDQLYRLDRNNVDPEIEMAKLAETKMGYDAMTRLVSKKVSGYKTAMGG; from the coding sequence GTGTTCGATCTAACCTGGAAGGTGATGGAAAAAGATCTTCAGGGCCTTGCTCATAGATTTCGTTCCGTAGGCCAAAACCTGGCCAACGCCAACACTCCCGGCTACGCCAGGAGGGAAGTCTCCTTCGAGGATCAGCTGGACGATATAGTCAACGGGCCCAAAAGACTGCCCATGGCGACCACCGACCCGAAACACATGACGATCCACGCCAGGTCGGTCGAGGAGGTAACTCCCAGAGAGGACAGAATTCCCGATCAACTCTATCGTTTGGACAGGAACAACGTCGATCCCGAGATCGAGATGGCAAAACTGGCTGAGACCAAGATGGGCTACGACGCCATGACCCGCTTGGTTTCCAAAAAGGTATCGGGTTACAAGACGGCCATGGGAGGATAG
- the flgC gene encoding flagellar basal body rod protein FlgC produces MRVFKSIDVAASSLTAHRLWMDTISQNLANVNSSRTPEGGPYVRRVPVFQQILDEIGEDGKVKGGVKVVEIAKDTTTAPRLVYQPDHPDADQEGYVAMPNVSVVREMADMMVASRAYEANLAVTTSAKSMWTGALDILKG; encoded by the coding sequence ATGAGAGTTTTCAAGTCGATAGACGTAGCTGCCAGCTCGCTTACCGCCCATAGACTCTGGATGGACACCATCTCTCAGAACCTGGCCAACGTAAACTCATCCAGAACCCCGGAAGGCGGACCTTATGTCAGGAGAGTTCCGGTGTTCCAGCAGATACTGGACGAGATCGGCGAGGACGGTAAGGTCAAGGGGGGAGTTAAGGTAGTCGAGATCGCAAAGGACACCACGACGGCACCCAGACTGGTCTATCAGCCCGATCACCCCGACGCCGATCAGGAAGGCTACGTAGCCATGCCCAACGTCAGCGTAGTCAGGGAAATGGCGGACATGATGGTGGCCAGCAGGGCCTACGAGGCCAACCTGGCCGTCACCACCTCGGCCAAAAGCATGTGGACCGGTGCTCTTGATATTCTCAAGGGATGA
- the htpG gene encoding molecular chaperone HtpG: MSTVKETHSFETEAKQILDMMIYSVYSNKDIFLRELISNASDALDKLHLESLTDHGLSEYAKDPFIRIVRDEQDRNLSVSDNGIGMDKDEIVSYIGTIAKSGTKEFLDRLKEKREGDAAEMLIGQFGVGFYSAFMVADRVTLLTRKAGSEKAWRWESSGDGTYTLEEAERPIPGTTVTLHLKESDPENGMKDYTSEWAIREIVRTYSDFVSYPIKMQVEKPKDDNGKVLEDETLNSMKALWMRQEDEVTDEEYRQFYRHVAHDWQDPLARIVFSTEGVNEMHGILFIPPKAPYDMFMREGRKGIGLYVKRVFIMDDCDEILPSYLRFVKGVVDSEDLSLNISREILQQDRQVRLIRKSVARKTLQTLKKMLKEDREKYLKFWDEFGVVLKEGLIQGEGEEETVKKLCLFSSTDSEKLTTLDEYVDRMPEGQDVIHYITGPSVEVLRKSPHIESLLEKEEEVLLLADPVDEMWVQGASFRDKELRSVARISDDEENDEARKNLGGLIDFIKDSLKEEIKDVRVSSRLTSSPACLVGDEDDITPQMERIMKAMGEDVPEVKRVLEINPGHRVLKSMASMLEKGDEESLRPFCSVLYGQAVLAEGGTLKDPAEFGHQLSVVMEKALN, encoded by the coding sequence ATGAGTACCGTAAAAGAGACCCACAGTTTTGAGACCGAGGCCAAACAGATATTGGACATGATGATCTACTCGGTTTACTCGAACAAGGACATTTTTTTGCGAGAGCTCATCTCCAACGCATCTGATGCGCTGGACAAGCTTCACCTGGAATCCCTGACGGACCACGGCCTTAGCGAATATGCCAAGGATCCCTTCATCCGCATAGTCAGGGACGAGCAGGACCGCAACCTGTCCGTATCGGACAACGGAATAGGTATGGACAAAGACGAAATCGTGTCCTACATCGGTACAATAGCTAAATCTGGGACGAAGGAGTTTCTGGACAGGCTGAAGGAAAAACGGGAAGGCGACGCCGCCGAGATGCTCATAGGCCAGTTCGGAGTCGGATTCTACTCCGCCTTCATGGTGGCCGACAGGGTTACTCTTCTAACGCGAAAGGCCGGATCCGAGAAGGCCTGGCGTTGGGAATCATCCGGAGATGGAACCTACACGTTGGAGGAGGCGGAACGTCCCATACCGGGTACCACTGTCACCCTTCATCTAAAAGAATCCGATCCGGAAAACGGAATGAAAGACTACACCTCCGAATGGGCCATCCGAGAGATAGTTCGAACCTACTCGGACTTCGTCTCCTACCCCATAAAAATGCAGGTCGAGAAACCCAAGGACGACAACGGCAAGGTGCTGGAAGACGAGACTTTGAACTCCATGAAAGCCCTCTGGATGCGTCAGGAGGACGAGGTCACCGACGAGGAATACCGACAGTTCTACCGTCACGTCGCCCACGACTGGCAGGATCCTCTGGCGAGAATAGTCTTCTCCACCGAGGGTGTAAACGAGATGCATGGCATACTATTCATACCCCCCAAAGCCCCTTACGACATGTTCATGAGGGAGGGGCGAAAGGGGATAGGCCTCTACGTCAAAAGGGTCTTCATCATGGACGACTGCGACGAGATCCTGCCGAGCTACCTTCGTTTCGTAAAGGGAGTAGTCGACTCGGAAGACCTCTCCCTCAACATATCCAGGGAGATTCTCCAGCAGGATCGGCAGGTCAGGCTGATCCGTAAAAGCGTGGCGAGAAAGACCCTTCAGACCCTGAAAAAGATGCTCAAAGAAGATCGAGAAAAATACCTCAAGTTTTGGGACGAGTTCGGCGTGGTCCTCAAGGAAGGGTTGATCCAGGGCGAAGGAGAGGAGGAGACCGTCAAGAAGCTCTGTCTTTTCTCCTCCACTGATTCGGAAAAGCTCACTACGTTGGACGAATACGTAGACCGTATGCCTGAAGGACAGGATGTCATACACTACATAACCGGACCATCCGTCGAGGTCCTAAGAAAATCTCCTCACATTGAATCGCTTTTGGAGAAGGAAGAAGAAGTGCTCCTGCTGGCCGATCCTGTGGACGAAATGTGGGTCCAGGGAGCATCGTTCCGTGACAAGGAGCTTCGCTCCGTGGCCAGGATCTCGGACGACGAGGAAAACGACGAAGCCAGGAAAAACCTGGGAGGACTGATCGACTTCATCAAAGACAGCCTTAAAGAGGAGATAAAAGACGTGAGGGTATCCTCTCGGCTAACGTCCTCTCCTGCCTGTCTCGTCGGAGATGAGGACGACATTACCCCCCAGATGGAGAGGATCATGAAGGCGATGGGAGAGGATGTGCCGGAGGTCAAGAGGGTGCTTGAGATCAACCCGGGTCATCGCGTTCTTAAAAGCATGGCCTCTATGCTGGAGAAGGGTGACGAAGAATCGCTTCGACCGTTCTGTTCCGTGCTATACGGACAGGCCGTACTGGCTGAAGGTGGAACCCTAAAGGATCCCGCCGAGTTCGGTCATCAGTTGAGCGTTGTTATGGAGAAAGCCCTGAACTAA
- the fliE gene encoding flagellar hook-basal body complex protein FliE: MDGIRIDFSKMHGSDVGNVFKSPEVAAPARSFEDSLKEAVVGVNELQMDSNAMVQRLSLGDVDDVSEVTLSVEKASLAFQLLVRVRDKLVDAYQQLSRMAV; encoded by the coding sequence GTGGACGGCATTCGCATAGATTTTTCCAAGATGCATGGCAGCGACGTAGGTAACGTCTTCAAAAGCCCAGAAGTCGCCGCTCCAGCACGTTCCTTCGAGGATTCGCTTAAAGAAGCGGTTGTCGGAGTGAACGAGCTTCAGATGGACTCGAATGCCATGGTCCAGAGGCTATCGCTGGGCGACGTCGACGACGTCTCGGAGGTCACTCTCTCGGTGGAGAAGGCATCTCTCGCCTTTCAGCTGTTGGTCCGGGTCAGGGATAAACTGGTCGATGCCTATCAGCAACTGAGCAGAATGGCAGTATGA
- a CDS encoding transglycosylase SLT domain-containing protein, which produces MIHRIRSVVLVVLCVLLYSSTAGWAMSHMEKAKALDEYIREQYRSSSQFKTQEKEASSKEGLRRAIAKGFRHYNGEVSWAKALEYAGYVIEACDKYGINDPALIAGMIVKESRVRPRARSRYAYGLMQIYWKVHRKSIARTFPWIKNTESLMSPRNNILVGTWIFSNYLKSAGGNVEKALHRYLGANSSRYVSKIMSYRGTMRRNAAAVSK; this is translated from the coding sequence ATGATCCATCGAATAAGATCGGTTGTCTTAGTGGTCCTTTGCGTCCTCCTGTATTCATCGACTGCGGGATGGGCGATGTCCCACATGGAAAAAGCCAAGGCTCTGGACGAATACATAAGAGAGCAATATCGTTCATCCTCTCAGTTCAAGACTCAGGAGAAAGAGGCTTCCTCGAAGGAAGGGCTTCGTAGAGCTATAGCGAAGGGCTTCAGACACTACAACGGCGAGGTATCCTGGGCGAAGGCGCTGGAATATGCCGGTTACGTAATAGAGGCCTGCGATAAATACGGGATAAACGACCCTGCCTTGATCGCCGGAATGATAGTCAAGGAATCCAGAGTCCGTCCCAGAGCAAGATCTCGCTACGCCTACGGACTTATGCAGATATACTGGAAGGTTCATCGTAAGTCAATAGCTCGAACCTTCCCATGGATAAAGAACACCGAAAGCCTGATGTCTCCCAGGAACAACATACTGGTCGGTACCTGGATATTCTCCAACTATCTCAAGAGCGCGGGGGGCAACGTTGAGAAAGCCCTGCACAGGTATCTCGGTGCCAACAGCAGCAGATACGTCTCGAAGATAATGTCATATAGGGGGACCATGCGGAGGAACGCCGCCGCAGTCTCTAAATAA
- the fliI gene encoding flagellar protein export ATPase FliI: MTKTVDFRHLLDSLDSRLSQRDLVRVNGRVTKVVGLVVESKGPDVRVGDLCDIRFRKGRKNLEAEVVGFRDDRVLLMPLGELRDIGPGCEVVSMGRPLGVNVGPGLLGRILDGLGRPMDEKGPVGSSEFYPLYATPPHPLRRQNISEPLPVGVRAVDGVLTLGRGQRIGIFAGSGVGKSTLLGMMARNTEAEINVIGLVGERGREVREFIERDLGPEGLKRSVLVVATSDQPPLVRLKAAFTATAVAEYFRDQGKDVLLMMDSVTRVAYAQREVGLAVGEPPATRGYTPSVFALLPRLLERAGAGTRGSITGIYTVLVEGDDMNEPVADSVRGILDGHVVLSRKIAARNFYPCIDILNSVSRVMPSIVDKGHLDGAGRIREVLARYAEAEDLIAIGAYHKGSNPRADWALDNLGDVEAFLRQGIGEASSFEETVGIISSIASKGMTGR, from the coding sequence ATGACGAAGACCGTTGATTTCAGACACCTTCTGGATTCGCTGGATTCCAGGCTATCCCAGAGGGACCTGGTCAGGGTCAACGGACGGGTCACGAAAGTCGTCGGACTTGTGGTCGAGTCCAAAGGGCCGGATGTCCGGGTCGGCGATCTCTGCGACATAAGGTTCAGAAAGGGACGAAAAAATCTGGAAGCCGAAGTCGTGGGGTTTCGAGACGATCGGGTCCTTCTTATGCCCCTCGGAGAGCTGCGTGATATAGGGCCGGGATGCGAGGTCGTCTCTATGGGGCGTCCACTGGGAGTCAACGTAGGTCCTGGACTGTTGGGAAGGATACTCGACGGACTGGGACGCCCTATGGACGAAAAAGGTCCGGTCGGATCCAGTGAATTCTACCCTCTCTACGCCACCCCGCCCCATCCTCTTAGAAGACAGAACATATCGGAACCGCTGCCGGTAGGGGTCAGGGCGGTCGACGGAGTACTGACCCTCGGCAGAGGCCAGCGAATAGGCATCTTCGCCGGATCGGGAGTCGGAAAAAGCACCCTTCTAGGCATGATGGCCCGAAACACCGAGGCGGAGATAAACGTTATAGGTCTGGTAGGAGAGCGTGGTCGAGAGGTCCGGGAATTCATAGAGAGAGACCTGGGGCCGGAAGGACTAAAGAGATCGGTCCTAGTCGTGGCGACCTCGGACCAGCCTCCACTTGTCAGACTCAAAGCGGCCTTTACCGCCACGGCCGTCGCCGAGTATTTCAGGGATCAGGGCAAAGACGTGCTCTTGATGATGGACTCGGTCACCAGGGTGGCCTACGCCCAAAGAGAGGTCGGGCTGGCTGTGGGGGAACCTCCGGCTACCAGAGGCTACACCCCCTCGGTGTTCGCCCTCCTGCCCAGACTACTGGAGAGAGCCGGTGCGGGAACCAGGGGAAGCATAACCGGAATATACACCGTTCTGGTGGAGGGAGACGACATGAACGAGCCAGTGGCCGACTCGGTCAGAGGTATTTTAGACGGACACGTCGTCCTCTCCCGAAAGATAGCGGCCAGAAACTTCTACCCCTGCATAGACATCCTCAACAGCGTCAGTCGAGTCATGCCCTCCATAGTCGACAAAGGACACCTCGACGGAGCCGGACGGATCAGGGAAGTACTGGCCAGATACGCCGAGGCGGAGGATCTTATCGCCATAGGAGCCTACCATAAGGGATCCAACCCCCGAGCGGACTGGGCCCTGGACAACCTGGGAGATGTAGAAGCCTTTCTTCGTCAGGGAATCGGCGAAGCCTCCTCCTTCGAGGAAACGGTGGGAATAATCTCATCCATAGCCTCTAAGGGGATGACCGGTCGTTGA
- a CDS encoding MotE family protein — protein MAEDKNVQDPIDEGKGKRKEKKKPESKGLRRLMLLLFLLVGVAGAAIGLQFSGVWDARPLLYSIVPKLPYVGDQLSDLMDVPEIYTMTVEERRRYELRLWEDRLTEKELSLDEMERRLKALSSDLSARKDSLELAEARIASMDQKPESDKELSEIEKADFERVVRTYQEISARRAAKIVESLDPSLAVKILRALPEDDSAKILGRMDAAKAAWLTEQLASKKR, from the coding sequence ATGGCTGAAGATAAAAACGTACAGGATCCCATAGACGAGGGAAAGGGAAAGCGTAAAGAAAAGAAGAAACCCGAGTCGAAAGGACTTCGCAGACTCATGCTCCTGTTATTCCTCCTCGTAGGGGTGGCAGGAGCGGCTATAGGGCTTCAGTTCAGCGGGGTCTGGGACGCCAGGCCTCTTTTGTATTCCATAGTGCCCAAACTACCCTACGTGGGAGATCAGCTCTCGGATCTTATGGACGTTCCGGAGATCTATACCATGACGGTGGAGGAAAGACGGCGGTACGAACTTCGCCTTTGGGAGGACCGTCTGACTGAAAAAGAGCTCTCGCTGGACGAAATGGAACGAAGGCTGAAAGCCCTCTCCTCGGACCTCTCCGCCAGGAAAGACAGCCTGGAGTTAGCCGAGGCTCGGATAGCCTCCATGGACCAGAAGCCCGAATCGGATAAAGAGCTTTCGGAGATCGAAAAAGCCGATTTCGAGAGGGTAGTCCGTACCTATCAGGAGATATCGGCCCGTAGAGCGGCGAAGATCGTAGAGAGCCTGGACCCGTCTCTGGCGGTTAAGATACTGAGGGCTTTGCCCGAAGACGACAGTGCTAAAATACTTGGCCGCATGGACGCGGCGAAAGCGGCGTGGCTGACGGAACAGCTGGCCTCGAAGAAACGGTAG
- a CDS encoding FliH/SctL family protein: protein MSDSSRRRLIRAVRLVPEAVRIGMAPVEPENSEVESENIGEAGLLKEEAERWRSSCENLEDRLRASEERLRSLQAQCDEKEAARQREIVELRAKVEEDGKKACEEGRAKGFSEGREKGLSEGREELEAKIRSEMEQKLSGTIDLLNGVHKQIQTNLEELLAANPYRLVRLWQKVLSRLLIREVAFDQEAALRLLKGLLSRASEKEDLRVYLNPDDLDLIESQKGNFGDLVRGIRNIEFMADDEVDKGSCIVETGLGIYDARWRTQLEQIGVEVEGVLMEGMSNDEDR, encoded by the coding sequence TTGTCTGATTCCTCTCGTCGCCGTCTTATCCGTGCCGTTCGGCTCGTACCGGAGGCGGTGCGCATAGGGATGGCTCCTGTAGAACCTGAAAACTCCGAGGTTGAATCGGAGAACATCGGAGAGGCGGGACTCCTAAAAGAGGAGGCGGAACGTTGGCGCTCCTCCTGCGAGAACCTAGAGGATCGTCTTCGTGCTTCCGAGGAGAGACTGCGATCTCTTCAGGCCCAATGCGACGAAAAAGAGGCTGCGAGACAGAGGGAGATTGTCGAACTTCGAGCTAAAGTCGAGGAAGACGGTAAAAAGGCCTGCGAAGAAGGCAGGGCCAAAGGGTTTTCCGAGGGGCGAGAAAAAGGTCTCTCTGAGGGCAGAGAGGAGCTTGAAGCGAAGATAAGGTCCGAGATGGAGCAAAAACTATCCGGAACCATCGACCTCCTCAACGGAGTCCACAAGCAGATACAGACCAACCTGGAGGAACTTCTAGCGGCAAACCCCTACCGCCTGGTACGACTTTGGCAAAAGGTGTTGTCTCGTCTTCTGATCCGGGAGGTCGCCTTCGATCAGGAGGCGGCTCTCCGTCTTCTCAAAGGACTTTTGTCCAGAGCCAGCGAAAAGGAGGACCTCAGGGTCTACCTGAACCCGGACGACCTGGACCTGATAGAGTCCCAGAAGGGCAACTTCGGAGACCTTGTTAGAGGAATCCGCAACATAGAGTTCATGGCCGACGACGAGGTCGACAAGGGAAGCTGCATAGTCGAGACCGGCCTCGGCATATACGATGCCAGATGGCGTACTCAGTTGGAGCAGATCGGAGTGGAGGTCGAGGGAGTCCTGATGGAGGGAATGTCCAATGACGAAGACCGTTGA
- the fliG gene encoding flagellar motor switch protein FliG, whose protein sequence is MAKDMSSRQLKGKQKGAILMVTLGNEVAAKTYKNLDETSIEVLTLEIANLRKISSEQRLAVLKDAQEIILAREYMSQGGVDYAREVLEKALGPERAQSLLTRITASLQVRPFDFMRHSDPQQLISFIQGEHPQTIALILSYLTPEQSAAVIGRLSASMQAEVTKRVAKMDRITPEVLREVERVLERKFSTIIGQDFTMAGGIDSVVEIINRVDRGTERNIMENLEENDPELAEEIKRRLFVFEDISGLDDRSIQRVLREVEMKDLGLALKGATEDLKTKFTKNMSQRAADMLTEDMQYMGPVRVRDVEEAQQKIVNVVRALEDAGEIVIARGGEEELIV, encoded by the coding sequence ATGGCGAAGGATATGTCCTCCAGGCAGCTTAAGGGGAAGCAAAAGGGAGCCATTCTCATGGTTACCCTTGGCAACGAAGTTGCCGCCAAAACCTATAAAAACCTGGACGAGACCAGCATAGAGGTACTTACGTTGGAAATAGCCAACCTCAGGAAGATCTCCTCCGAACAGAGGTTGGCCGTGCTGAAGGACGCCCAGGAAATTATACTGGCCCGTGAGTATATGTCTCAGGGCGGCGTCGACTATGCCAGGGAAGTCCTCGAAAAGGCCCTCGGTCCCGAAAGGGCTCAGAGCCTTCTCACCAGGATCACCGCCAGCCTTCAGGTTCGCCCCTTCGACTTCATGCGCCACAGCGATCCTCAGCAGTTGATAAGCTTTATACAGGGCGAGCACCCTCAGACGATAGCTCTCATATTGTCCTACCTCACTCCGGAGCAGTCAGCCGCGGTAATAGGTCGACTTTCAGCCAGCATGCAGGCCGAGGTCACCAAAAGGGTCGCCAAGATGGACCGCATAACTCCGGAGGTCCTCCGGGAGGTGGAGCGAGTGTTGGAGAGAAAGTTCAGCACCATCATCGGCCAGGACTTCACCATGGCCGGGGGCATCGACTCGGTGGTGGAGATCATCAACCGTGTCGACCGCGGAACGGAGAGAAACATCATGGAAAACCTGGAGGAGAACGACCCGGAGCTGGCCGAGGAGATCAAGCGCCGTCTGTTCGTCTTCGAGGACATCTCCGGACTGGACGACCGCTCAATCCAGAGGGTACTCCGCGAGGTGGAGATGAAGGACCTCGGCCTTGCACTCAAGGGTGCTACGGAGGACCTCAAGACCAAGTTCACCAAGAACATGTCTCAGAGAGCGGCCGACATGCTTACCGAAGACATGCAGTACATGGGCCCCGTCCGTGTAAGAGACGTGGAAGAGGCCCAGCAGAAGATCGTCAACGTCGTCCGTGCTCTGGAGGACGCCGGAGAGATAGTCATAGCCAGAGGCGGGGAGGAAGAACTGATTGTCTGA
- a CDS encoding lytic transglycosylase domain-containing protein — protein MRHISGPDFQGIREVMERIGHLRRKMGIETPPSSVDFDSALKEAEGNKAVESKDKESSNLRDDGLSGAGSIVRSMVASSGDSFKDTASAIARRYGVDERLVHSVISVESAWRPDAISPKGAVGLMQLMPGTAKMLGVDPDDPVQNIEGGVKYLSRLSEKYNGDLEKTLAAYNAGPGRVDSYGGIPPFRETENYVRKVLGLYRG, from the coding sequence ATGAGACACATATCGGGACCGGACTTTCAGGGAATACGCGAGGTGATGGAGCGTATAGGCCACCTTCGCCGTAAGATGGGAATCGAGACGCCTCCTTCATCGGTCGACTTCGATTCCGCCCTAAAGGAAGCGGAGGGCAATAAGGCGGTCGAGTCGAAGGACAAGGAAAGCTCGAACCTTCGAGACGACGGGCTCTCCGGGGCCGGAAGCATAGTCAGAAGCATGGTCGCCTCCTCGGGAGACTCCTTCAAAGACACCGCTTCCGCCATAGCCCGACGCTACGGCGTCGACGAAAGACTCGTCCACTCGGTTATCTCGGTGGAATCGGCCTGGCGTCCCGATGCGATCTCCCCTAAAGGGGCCGTAGGACTCATGCAGCTCATGCCGGGCACCGCTAAAATGCTTGGTGTCGACCCGGACGACCCCGTTCAGAACATCGAGGGCGGCGTCAAGTATCTGTCTCGGTTATCCGAGAAATATAATGGAGACCTCGAGAAAACCCTCGCAGCCTACAACGCAGGTCCCGGAAGGGTCGATTCCTACGGAGGAATACCTCCCTTCAGGGAGACGGAAAACTACGTCCGCAAGGTGTTGGGACTCTACAGAGGATAA